A genomic segment from Microbulbifer elongatus encodes:
- a CDS encoding SulP family inorganic anion transporter has translation MVPFLNHTVPATQWLREYSLGTLQRDLLAAVVVTIMLIPQSLAYALLAGVPAEVGLYASIAPLMVYALFGSSRTLSVGPVAVASLMSATALSQVAAQNTADYLLAATLLALLSGLFLLLLGVLRLGFLANFLSHPVISGFITASGILIAFSQLKHLTGVTAQGDSLPELLLSMLAGAESINPYSLLLGAAVIIFLIWSRGAAARFLQYFSLSENTAAMLVKAAPIIGVIATILIASGWDLEGKGVKLVGAIPSGLPQLVWPSFTLELIQQLLMPAIMISIIGYVESISVGKTLAVRRRQKIDMNRELIGLGAANLASGFSGGFPVTGGFSRSVVNFDAGAETQMASVFTAFGIALAAMFLTPFLYYLPKATLAATIIVAVLSLVDFSILKKTWHYAPRDFVAVLTTIVVTLLFGVEAGVSCGVLASIVLFLYRTSRPHIAEVGLVEGTEHFRNIQRHQVHTLPQILSIRMDESLMFSNAAFLEDRMYADIAGTPEVRHVILVCSAVNEIDWSALETLESINARLRAAGIYFHLSEVKGPVMDALSRSGFVQRLSGEIFFTQYQAFTTLSETLGSGPPAQWENR, from the coding sequence GTGGTACCTTTCCTGAACCACACTGTTCCGGCTACGCAGTGGCTGCGCGAATATTCTCTGGGCACCCTGCAGCGGGATCTGTTGGCGGCGGTTGTCGTCACCATCATGCTGATTCCGCAATCCCTTGCCTACGCCCTACTGGCTGGTGTTCCGGCCGAAGTGGGGCTTTACGCTAGTATTGCGCCGCTGATGGTTTATGCGCTGTTCGGCAGCAGCCGCACTCTGTCTGTAGGGCCTGTGGCGGTGGCCTCGCTGATGAGTGCCACAGCCCTGAGTCAGGTGGCCGCGCAGAACACGGCGGATTATCTGCTGGCGGCGACGCTACTGGCGCTATTGTCGGGCCTGTTCCTATTACTGCTGGGGGTGCTGCGTCTCGGTTTTCTCGCCAACTTCCTTTCTCACCCGGTCATTTCCGGGTTTATCACCGCCTCGGGAATCCTGATAGCGTTCAGTCAGCTCAAGCATCTGACGGGTGTCACTGCCCAGGGAGACAGCCTGCCGGAGCTGCTTCTGTCGATGCTCGCCGGTGCAGAGAGCATCAATCCATATTCGCTCTTACTGGGCGCGGCGGTAATCATATTCCTGATCTGGTCGCGCGGTGCGGCAGCGCGGTTTCTACAGTACTTTTCGCTGTCGGAGAATACCGCGGCAATGTTGGTAAAAGCCGCGCCGATCATTGGCGTGATCGCAACCATACTGATCGCCAGCGGTTGGGATCTTGAAGGGAAGGGAGTGAAACTGGTGGGGGCAATCCCCAGTGGCCTGCCACAGCTGGTATGGCCCAGTTTCACGTTGGAGTTGATCCAGCAGCTGCTGATGCCCGCCATCATGATTTCCATTATCGGCTATGTGGAGTCGATTTCGGTTGGAAAAACCCTGGCGGTCAGACGCCGGCAGAAAATCGATATGAACCGGGAATTGATCGGTCTGGGGGCGGCGAACTTGGCTTCGGGCTTCTCCGGCGGTTTTCCGGTCACCGGGGGATTCTCCCGTTCGGTGGTCAACTTCGATGCCGGTGCAGAAACCCAGATGGCGAGTGTATTCACTGCTTTCGGGATAGCGCTTGCGGCCATGTTTCTTACCCCGTTTCTTTATTACCTACCCAAGGCAACTCTGGCGGCGACCATTATTGTCGCCGTGTTATCCCTGGTGGATTTCTCCATTCTGAAAAAGACCTGGCACTATGCCCCCAGGGATTTCGTCGCGGTATTGACCACCATTGTGGTGACCCTGCTGTTTGGGGTAGAGGCGGGGGTGTCCTGTGGTGTGCTGGCCTCGATCGTGCTGTTCCTGTACCGCACCTCCAGGCCGCATATTGCGGAAGTGGGACTGGTTGAAGGTACCGAGCATTTTCGCAATATCCAGCGGCATCAGGTGCACACCCTGCCGCAGATCCTGAGCATCCGCATGGATGAAAGCCTGATGTTTTCCAATGCGGCGTTTCTGGAAGACCGGATGTACGCCGACATCGCCGGGACACCGGAAGTGAGACACGTCATTCTGGTGTGCAGTGCGGTCAACGAAATCGACTGGAGCGCTCTGGAAACTCTCGAATCCATCAACGCGCGACTGCGGGCCGCTGGAATCTACTTTCACCTGTCCGAGGTCAAAGGGCCCGTGATGGATGCGTTGTCGAGGAGTGGTTTTGTACAGCGCTTGTCAGGGGAGATATTCTTTACCCAGTATCAGGCCTTTACGACATTGAGTGAAACTCTGGGTAGCGGTCCGCCCGCTCAGTGGGAGAACAGATAG
- a CDS encoding DUF1415 domain-containing protein, which yields MTDSDPVIAQVEQWLNEVVVGLNLCPFARKPLRAGQIRYVVSDAAAEKCTEILLEELLQEFQVLDRCTEEEVETTLLILPTQLQDFHDYNFFLDDAEWLLKRQGYEGIYQIASFHPHYQFADTQPDDAENLTNRAPYPILHILREASLERGLKNYPDPESIPHNNILRVESLTDAERKRLFPYLFSH from the coding sequence ATGACAGACAGCGATCCAGTTATCGCCCAGGTCGAGCAGTGGCTGAATGAGGTCGTGGTGGGGCTGAACCTGTGCCCCTTTGCCCGCAAGCCGCTGCGCGCCGGGCAGATCCGTTACGTGGTGAGCGACGCCGCCGCGGAAAAGTGCACGGAAATTTTGCTGGAGGAGTTACTGCAGGAATTTCAGGTACTGGACCGCTGCACGGAAGAAGAGGTGGAAACCACCCTGCTGATCCTGCCCACCCAGCTGCAGGACTTTCACGATTACAACTTTTTCCTCGACGATGCCGAGTGGCTGCTCAAGCGGCAGGGTTATGAGGGCATCTACCAGATCGCCAGTTTTCACCCCCACTACCAGTTTGCCGACACACAACCGGACGATGCGGAGAACCTTACCAACCGCGCCCCCTACCCTATTTTGCATATTCTGCGGGAAGCGAGCCTGGAACGCGGACTGAAAAATTATCCGGATCCGGAGTCTATTCCCCACAACAATATCCTGCGGGTAGAGTCGCTCACGGATGCGGAAAGGAAGCGACTGTTCCCCTATCTGTTCTCCCACTGA
- a CDS encoding DUF2058 domain-containing protein, producing MASLQDQLLKAGLVDGKKAKQISKEKRKQNKVAKKSGEGQVDEAKLAAEQARAAKVAKDRELNAQREAAAQEKAIQAQVKQLIERNKQPKGANGKDDIAYHFTFDKKVKKIYVSAAVQDHLIAGRLLIVGEGEQFELVPKVVAEKIAERNPAMVVQPPENSSAAPDEDDPYAGYEIPDDLMW from the coding sequence ATGGCATCACTCCAGGATCAACTGCTCAAGGCAGGTCTGGTAGACGGCAAGAAAGCCAAGCAAATCAGCAAAGAAAAGCGCAAACAGAACAAAGTGGCCAAGAAATCTGGCGAAGGTCAGGTGGACGAGGCCAAACTGGCAGCGGAGCAGGCCCGTGCAGCCAAGGTGGCCAAAGACCGGGAACTGAATGCCCAGCGTGAGGCGGCCGCTCAGGAGAAGGCGATCCAGGCCCAGGTCAAACAGCTGATCGAGCGCAACAAGCAGCCCAAGGGCGCCAACGGTAAAGACGATATTGCCTACCACTTTACCTTCGACAAGAAAGTCAAAAAAATCTATGTCTCCGCCGCGGTGCAGGACCACCTGATCGCAGGCCGGCTACTGATCGTCGGTGAGGGCGAACAGTTCGAGCTGGTGCCCAAGGTCGTGGCCGAAAAGATTGCCGAGCGCAATCCCGCCATGGTGGTGCAGCCACCGGAAAACAGCAGTGCAGCACCGGACGAAGACGACCCCTATGCGGGCTATGAAATCCCCGATGACCTGATGTGGTAA
- a CDS encoding YceI family protein — protein MTLKSIALASLLALPVSAFADWQLAGDDSSVNFVSVKKSTIAETHFFKSVSGAISDEGKAEVTIDLASVETNIPIRNERMQKMLFETAKFAEATVSTSVDAAKLKALKPGQTMSVNADVTVAIHGESKTHKAKLHVTGLEGGSLLVTTKAPILLNAGDYKLLEGIEKLREVAGLDSISPMVPVTTSLVFEQK, from the coding sequence ATGACTTTAAAGTCCATTGCCCTGGCATCCCTACTTGCTCTGCCCGTTTCCGCGTTCGCTGACTGGCAGCTGGCCGGTGATGACTCCAGTGTCAATTTCGTATCCGTCAAAAAAAGCACCATTGCCGAGACCCACTTTTTCAAGAGCGTGAGCGGTGCCATTTCCGACGAGGGTAAGGCGGAAGTGACCATCGACCTGGCCAGCGTGGAGACCAACATCCCGATCCGCAACGAGCGGATGCAGAAAATGCTCTTCGAGACGGCGAAATTCGCCGAGGCGACAGTTTCCACCAGTGTGGATGCCGCGAAACTGAAGGCCCTGAAGCCCGGTCAGACCATGTCGGTGAACGCGGATGTTACTGTCGCGATCCACGGCGAGTCCAAAACCCACAAGGCCAAGCTTCATGTTACCGGTCTGGAAGGCGGCAGCCTGCTGGTCACCACCAAGGCGCCCATTCTGCTCAATGCCGGTGATTACAAGCTGCTCGAAGGTATCGAGAAGCTGCGCGAAGTGGCTGGCCTGGATAGCATCAGCCCGATGGTGCCGGTGACTACCAGTCTGGTGTTTGAGCAGAAATAG
- the ahpF gene encoding alkyl hydroperoxide reductase subunit F: MLDANVKKQLDTYLQNIVTPIQISVSADSSPKAVELNNLASEIAGLSSQIELQQESRKRTPSMAIAPAGEAPRVSFAGIPMGHEFTSLVLALLQAGGHPSKADPELLEQIRNIQGEFHFETYISLSCQNCPDVVQALNLMANLNPNITHEMIDGALFQDEVDERQIMAVPAVYLNGEHFGQGRMGLEEIVAKIDTGAEARKAEELNRREPYDVLVLGGGPAGAAAAIYAARKGIRTALVAERFGGQVMDTVGIENFISVPYTEGPKLAASLEQHVKEYGVDIITGQRAADLQRKQLIELQMESGATLASKSVVLATGARWRELGVPGEAEYKTRGVAYCPHCDGPFFKGKHVAVIGGGNSGIEAAIDLAGIVKQVTVLEFADTLRADEVLVRKARSMPNVDIITNAQTTEVLGDGSKVNGLQYTDRVSGERRKLELAGVFVQIGLVPNTEFLKGSGVEMNRVGEIVIDSRGATSVPGVFAAGDATTVPYKQIVISMGAGATAALGAFDHLIRHSVPDENAATANASLSLAS; the protein is encoded by the coding sequence ATGTTGGACGCAAACGTAAAGAAACAATTGGACACCTATCTGCAGAATATCGTCACTCCGATCCAGATCAGTGTGTCCGCCGACAGCAGCCCCAAGGCTGTTGAACTGAACAACCTCGCCAGCGAAATCGCCGGCCTCTCCAGCCAAATTGAGCTGCAACAGGAGAGCCGCAAGCGCACCCCGAGCATGGCCATCGCGCCCGCCGGAGAAGCCCCGCGCGTCAGTTTCGCCGGCATCCCCATGGGACACGAATTCACCTCCCTGGTGCTCGCCCTCCTGCAGGCCGGCGGCCACCCGTCCAAAGCGGATCCGGAACTGCTGGAGCAGATTCGCAATATCCAAGGTGAATTCCACTTTGAAACCTATATTTCACTGTCTTGCCAGAATTGCCCGGACGTGGTCCAGGCACTGAACCTGATGGCAAACCTGAACCCGAACATCACTCACGAAATGATCGACGGTGCCCTGTTCCAGGACGAAGTGGACGAGCGCCAGATCATGGCGGTGCCCGCGGTCTACCTGAACGGTGAACACTTCGGCCAGGGCCGCATGGGCCTGGAAGAAATCGTGGCAAAGATCGACACCGGTGCCGAGGCCCGCAAAGCGGAAGAGTTGAACAGGCGCGAGCCCTACGACGTACTGGTGCTCGGTGGCGGCCCCGCCGGTGCCGCAGCGGCGATCTATGCCGCGCGCAAAGGCATTCGCACCGCTCTGGTGGCGGAGCGCTTCGGTGGCCAGGTCATGGATACCGTGGGTATCGAAAACTTTATTTCCGTGCCCTACACCGAAGGCCCGAAGCTGGCCGCCAGCCTCGAGCAGCACGTGAAAGAGTACGGTGTGGACATCATTACCGGGCAGCGGGCGGCCGACCTTCAACGAAAACAGTTGATCGAGCTGCAAATGGAGAGCGGCGCTACCCTGGCCAGTAAGTCCGTGGTGCTGGCCACCGGTGCCCGCTGGCGCGAGCTGGGAGTCCCTGGTGAAGCGGAATACAAAACCCGTGGCGTGGCTTACTGTCCGCACTGTGACGGCCCCTTCTTCAAGGGCAAGCACGTGGCGGTGATCGGCGGCGGCAACTCCGGTATCGAAGCGGCCATTGATCTCGCCGGTATCGTCAAGCAGGTCACGGTGCTGGAATTTGCCGACACCTTGCGCGCTGACGAGGTACTGGTACGCAAGGCGCGCTCCATGCCGAATGTGGACATCATCACCAACGCCCAGACCACCGAAGTGCTCGGCGACGGCAGCAAGGTCAACGGCCTGCAATACACCGACCGCGTCAGCGGTGAGCGCAGGAAGCTGGAACTGGCGGGAGTATTTGTGCAGATCGGCCTGGTACCCAACACCGAGTTTCTGAAGGGCAGCGGCGTGGAAATGAACCGAGTTGGTGAAATTGTGATCGACAGCCGCGGTGCCACGTCCGTACCCGGTGTGTTCGCCGCGGGGGACGCTACCACCGTGCCCTACAAACAGATTGTGATCTCCATGGGTGCCGGCGCTACCGCCGCCCTGGGCGCCTTTGATCACCTGATCCGCCATTCGGTACCGGATGAAAATGCCGCGACAGCGAATGCGTCGCTGTCACTGGCGAGCTGA
- the ahpC gene encoding alkyl hydroperoxide reductase subunit C, which produces MANYINSEIKPFNAKAYQSGDFFDVSDADLKGKWSVVFFYPADFTFVCPTELGDLADNYAEFQKLGVEIYSVSTDTHFTHKAWHDTSDTIGKIQFPMIGDPTGTITRNFGVMIEEEGIADRGTFVIDPEGRIQIVEINAGGIGRDAQDLLRKIKAAQYVAAHPGEVCPAKWKEGEETLAPSLDLVGKI; this is translated from the coding sequence ATGGCTAACTACATCAACAGCGAAATCAAACCGTTCAACGCCAAGGCTTACCAGTCTGGTGACTTCTTCGATGTGTCTGACGCGGACCTGAAAGGCAAGTGGTCTGTGGTCTTCTTCTACCCGGCGGACTTCACCTTCGTGTGCCCCACCGAGCTGGGCGACCTGGCGGACAACTACGCCGAATTCCAGAAGCTGGGCGTTGAGATCTACTCCGTCTCCACCGACACCCACTTCACCCACAAAGCGTGGCACGACACTTCCGACACCATCGGCAAGATTCAATTCCCGATGATCGGCGACCCCACCGGCACCATCACCCGCAACTTCGGTGTGATGATCGAGGAAGAAGGCATCGCAGACCGCGGTACCTTCGTGATCGACCCGGAAGGCCGTATTCAGATCGTTGAGATCAACGCCGGCGGTATTGGCCGCGACGCCCAGGACCTGCTGCGCAAGATCAAAGCCGCCCAGTACGTCGCCGCCCATCCGGGTGAAGTCTGCCCGGCCAAGTGGAAAGAAGGTGAAGAAACTCTGGCACCGTCTCTGGATCTTGTTGGCAAGATCTAA
- a CDS encoding exopolysaccharide biosynthesis protein — protein sequence MTDRIRNLSQLVEQLEALTECSGKITLDKVLDALGDRSFAPVILLAGLILFSPLSGIPGVPTLMGILLLLISTQMLMLRHHLWLPQWLLSRTIPKKPLVRGLDWIEKPAEHLDRLLRPRLGIMVYRAGSLATAGICCIIALLLPVMEIIPFSASLAGLALITFGLALVARDGALELLAFALTGSALALIPHYFF from the coding sequence ATGACAGACAGGATTCGAAATCTCAGTCAGCTGGTAGAGCAGCTGGAGGCGCTGACCGAGTGCAGTGGCAAGATTACCCTGGATAAGGTGCTCGACGCCCTGGGCGACCGGTCCTTTGCACCGGTGATCCTCCTCGCCGGCCTGATCCTGTTCTCCCCGCTGTCCGGCATTCCCGGCGTACCTACCCTGATGGGTATCCTGCTGCTGTTGATCAGTACCCAGATGCTGATGCTGCGCCATCACTTGTGGCTGCCACAGTGGCTGCTCAGCCGCACCATTCCCAAAAAGCCCCTGGTGCGTGGTCTGGACTGGATCGAAAAACCGGCGGAGCACCTGGACCGGTTGTTACGTCCACGGCTTGGCATCATGGTGTATCGCGCCGGCAGCCTCGCTACGGCGGGTATCTGCTGCATCATCGCGCTGCTGCTACCGGTGATGGAAATCATCCCCTTCTCCGCCTCCCTGGCGGGTCTTGCGCTGATTACCTTCGGCCTGGCACTGGTCGCCCGCGACGGTGCCCTGGAGCTGCTGGCGTTTGCACTCACCGGCAGTGCCCTGGCGTTGATCCCCCATTACTTCTTTTGA